The Klebsiella aerogenes KCTC 2190 region GGTGAAATACCAGGCCGCACATCACGAGCTGGTGGCCAGCGCGCTGGCGACAAAAATAGCCCATCAGGTTAACCCGCAAAACCAGGTCGGCTGCATGCTGGCGGGCGGTAATTTCTACCCCTATTCCTGTAAGCCGGAAGATGTCTGGATGGCGTTGGAAAAAGATCGTGAAAACCTGTTCTTTATCGATGTGCAGGCACGCGGCGCGTATCCGGTGTGGGCCGCGCGGGTATTCCGCGAGAAAGGCGTCACTATTGCCAAACAGCCGGGCGACGACGAAATCCTCAAAAACACCGTTGATTTTGTCTCCTTTAGCTATTACGCCTCGCGCTGCGCGTCAGCGGAGATGAACGCCAGCAATACCAACGCCGCCAATATCGTCAAGTCGCTGAAGAATCCGTACATTGCGGCCAGCGAATGGGGCTGGGGCATCGATCCGCTCGGCCTGCGCATCACCATGAACATGATGTATGACCGCTATCAGAAACCGCTATTCCTCGTGGAAAACGGGCTCGGCGCGCGCGATGAAATTGACGCCAATGGCGAAATCAACGACGACTACCGCATTAGCTATCTGCGTGAGCATATCAAGGCGATGCGCGACGCCATCGATGACGGTATTCCGGTCATCGGCTATACCAGCTGGGGCTGTATCGATTTGGTCTCCGCCTCCACCGGCGAGATGAGCAAGCGCTACGGTTTTGTGTATGTCGATCGCGACGATGCCGGTAACGGCACGCTTGCGCGCAAGCGTAAGAAATCGTTCTGGTGGTATAAGAAGGTCATCGCCAGCAACGGGGCGGATCTGGAATAGCCGGTATTGCCGGGTGGCGGCTTACGCCTTACCCGGCCTACGGTCCGTACGGCCTGCCGTTATTTTATTCACCACGCTGGCTGAAACTGCCGGTGTTGGTGGCCTCAAAATCGCTGAGACGTTCCCGGCCTGCCGGGATAAGTCGAAGGAACCACGAAGTGGCGATTTTGGCGGCCAGAGCCCGGGAGTACAGAGGGCGGCGGCGACTGGCCGCCCTCTGTGCGCTCCCTGCGCCATGAGAGCCATAACGCAGAAAAAATATCGGGAGCGCAATGTGCTCTGAATTAACACAAAACACGTGTTTTTCCCGGACCCAAACGGTTGCAAAACGATAACAATATCAACGGTCCGTACCATTTATAGCCCGGCGAAGCATTAGCGCAAGCCGGGGAACGCCTGCTCCTCGGCCGCTTCCAGCGCGGCAAAACCGCCCTGCTCCTGCCAGCCATCAAGCCGCGCGTATACCGTCGCGACGGCGTCTTTCACAGGCTGAGTCATCGGGTAATAGAAACCGACTATATCGGGCTGAATGCCCACAAAAATCACCTCGCCAACATCCTCTTTTAACTGATCGATAAGATAGTTAAGCGGCATATTGTGGGTGGTCATCATAAACATGTCGGCGATATCGTCCGGGTCGACAATGCGGATTTCGCCGGGGTTGAGCCCCATATCGGTCGCATCGACGATCAGCAACCGGGTCGGGCGCAGCTCGCGGATGGCGACGATATCGTTTTCCGGCGCGCTGCCGCCGTCAATCACCACCCAGCCGCCGACCGGATTGGCCGCGCACATTTCCGCCAGCAGCGGGCCTGCGCCGTCATCGCCCATCATGCTGTTGCC contains the following coding sequences:
- a CDS encoding 6-phospho-beta-glucosidase, yielding MSSFPHGFLWGGALAANQSEGAYLEGGKGLTTVDTIPHGAHRLAVKLGQEKRFTLREDEFYPSHVAIDFYHRYKEDIALMAEMGFSVFRTSIAWSRLFPRGDEQQPNPEGIAFYRAMFEECRKYGIEPLVTLCHFDVPMHLVTEYGSWRNRKMVDFFSHYARTCFEAFDGLVKYWLTFNEINIMLHSPYSGAGLVFEEGENQEQVKYQAAHHELVASALATKIAHQVNPQNQVGCMLAGGNFYPYSCKPEDVWMALEKDRENLFFIDVQARGAYPVWAARVFREKGVTIAKQPGDDEILKNTVDFVSFSYYASRCASAEMNASNTNAANIVKSLKNPYIAASEWGWGIDPLGLRITMNMMYDRYQKPLFLVENGLGARDEIDANGEINDDYRISYLREHIKAMRDAIDDGIPVIGYTSWGCIDLVSASTGEMSKRYGFVYVDRDDAGNGTLARKRKKSFWWYKKVIASNGADLE
- the hycI gene encoding hydrogenase maturation peptidase HycI, which translates into the protein MTDVLLCVGNSMMGDDGAGPLLAEMCAANPVGGWVVIDGGSAPENDIVAIRELRPTRLLIVDATDMGLNPGEIRIVDPDDIADMFMMTTHNMPLNYLIDQLKEDVGEVIFVGIQPDIVGFYYPMTQPVKDAVATVYARLDGWQEQGGFAALEAAEEQAFPGLR